The window TGAGTTATAGACAAAAATCATCACAAGATACAGCCCAATTAGagattttctcttctcagtCTGCCAAGTATACCTTAAAAAAGACAGCATCCAAAAAGGAAGACAGCTAACGTGAAATTACCAAGCGTGTTCTGTCTACAGTATTTGAGTTAACTAGAAATaacacaggaaaacaatttaaagaaacTGACCTGAAATCGTCCAGCATCCAGTATTACCCGCCTGAGATTTGTATTTCCATTGGAAACACAGTCTTTAGGAGGCAGGTGAGCAGCTGTCAGCGAGACTCCATACACACCAGCTAAAGATTTACTGATGCAATAACTTGaccaggaaaacaaagaaatcaagaaaagtTTTGTTAAGAGGGCTGCAATAGCTACATATGGAAGCACAGCATTCTTATATCTTCAACTGATAAAGCCACCACAGATCAAGATGCAGAGATGATGACAGAGGGAAAAAGGACACTGTCACAGCAACTAACAGCCCCGTATCTTTCCAAGTTGACCAGAATATTCTACAACTACACATGAAATTAACACAGTGACTTCCACGTGCAGTCAAATGTAACCACTTAGAAACATGAAATGCATTGCTGGAAATTTGCTtaacaataaatatatttccagCAAATTTCCAgcttaattatttaatatatatattaaataaaagacTATTAATTACTATTTCTCTCAAGCAGCATTACTACTACTGACTGAGATcttaaactgcatttctttcccAACTACCTACTTATCCTTCCCCCAGCCTAAAACAGAGAAGCTTGTCCATCTACATTATATGTAAAACagtataatcatagaatcatagaatggcctgggttgaaaaggaccacagccATCATCCAGTTTCAGCTCCCCTAGAGATGGATTAAAATATTCTGAGAATTTCCCACCAAACTGAAGTTTAGTAAACCTccaaagaaaaactgaattctaacataaagaatatttatttcagctCTCCAACAGTAATCACTGCCTCCACTTACTGTAAGTCAAGTGATAGATACTATTATCACATACATCACACTATACTGAGTTGCTAGTACAGCATACTGCTTTACAGTATTAGCACAAAAACCAAAGCCGAAAATAGAATAAAGTCCTGGAAGTGGAAGAAATAACTAAAACCCAAGATTTAGAATCACAGTGTTCAAAGCAGTCAGGACCAAAAAGTGTGCATAACAAAAGTGAAACGTCATCATACTGTAGGTAACTCCTGAGAAATACTCACGCGATTTTCTTACAGGACGCCAAAGCACAGCAAAGTATATCATTCTCTTCATGCCACTCACACCTTCATAAAATTAAATTGAGGTTTATTGTGTAAGTATCTACATCTTTAATCAACACAAACAGTTGGCCTAACCAGAAGGAACAGGAGCCAACATTAAAGGTTATCTTTCGTCTCAGTGATCATCAATTTAAAATTACACAGATGATCACCATTCAGTAACAGATCTAAGTGATTTATGTAGAGTTGAGACCTGTGCTTAACTGACAGCCTTTCATATACTGAGGTGgagaggaaaggggagaaaagaaaacccctacaaaatgaatttaaagATAATTAGAAGCTTCCCACTACAATAAACAGCAACAGTGATTACTCAGCGATCTGGAAGTCCATAGTGTAAGCAGACTTTCAGGGAAAGGTTTTAGTAGATATAAAAAAGACAGTAAATTACTATCAAATTACTAATTCTTccttaaaacaacagcagaggaaaagctgaaatattcTTATAAGTCAACTGTATCAGTGCTAAATACTCTCCTACAGCACCTCTAACGAAGCACTGTGTAAACACGTAAGGATCTGAAAGTAGTAAAAACATTACTGTTCAAGACacataaggaaaagaagaaaaccaatcCTATGAAGTACATGCATTCTAGCATTATAAAGAGCATTTCTTCAGGAAGTCAAGAGGTTTAACTTAACTCTTCAGCTTATCCCCTGCCACTAGAAAGCACACCAAGTCCATCATCACAGTGGCAGTATGAGGTACATAGTAAAAGCCAGCTTCTTGAGAGTCTGAATCTTCTCACTTGTATGACTTCATGTACcacaatgtattttcttttttaaccctCCTTTAAATCTACAGACTCAGCATTAAAGAGTctctatctttttctttttgaaagacaGTATTTCACATTTCCTGCTGTAGCCATGCTGTGATAAGAAACCTTCTGATGAGATGGTTTGCTGAAGATTTTAGCCTAGCTATGCCCAAACCACACGTAAGGCACCAAGACACGTCAGGACAATACCCATTTCCACAGAAAAGAACTCAACATACCTGGTATTACTGGAAAAATCCCACAGGACAACATCTAGCTCTCTAGACACCCAAGTCTTGGATGGCTCCTTATGATATTTCTTCTGGTACAGTTTTATTACCAGGTCTTCTACAGTAAGAAGCTCCAGAGGGCTGTCAACACCTATAACTCCGAGGAAATCCACATCAGCAGAACATTCACCCACTTTTCAGCCAGTCTCTGTTCACTGTCCACCTTCTTCCACGAATCTCTAAGCTCACATAAACCTCAACAAATTATTCTAACAGTGTTACTATTAAGATCTGGCATCTTAGCAAGGCGGGTCCTATATGCTCTCTGTTTTCTACACCATATCTTACCTACAGGCCATCTTTCCTCAGAAGCTGTTAGTTCCCCCAACAATTACTCTACACCCACCTTCTCAGTAATCTCATCGCTTCCACTACTCCTTTAACTGGCTGGCCAACAGTGTACGTTGTTCCCTTTATGTGCTCATTGGCCAGTTAGCTGGCTGACCGTGCAGCATTTAcgaggaggaagagaagagggagaagcaCACAAAACAGTTCTAGCTATCAGTATCAGCTTCTATGAAACCCTTGAGATCTGAACTCCTGACAAATACAGCGGTCCATGATCAGATAACCCTCCTTTCTTGgagaaacaaaagtaaaaaatgattGGGTTCCTACCTGCTATGCTAGCCATTCGTTCAAGACACCAGCTGATTCGGAATCTGTCATCagactagaaaaaaagaaaatgtcagtcACATTCAAGAACTGCATAAGTACAATATACGATTCTAATATCTGCAAGACCTCTGGCTGCACCTAAAGAAGtcatttccaaaacagaagTCCTCACATATAACCTTCCTGAAAATTACCTCGAGGAGGAATCAAATACCAAGGCAGCCTTCCAACCAAATCTCAGGAAAAATTCTGGACTAATACATGGAGACAAGTTAGCAGTTAACATATACTACAGCCATCTCCGCTAACTGCTGTATGTTATTCTTCCTCCATGCACAGCACTTGTATTTACGTATGGAGCCCAAGATCTAAATCCTCCACGCCTGCTATGAATTTACTAACATTAGGCTCAGGGGGaataaaacaattaaatatATAGTCGACACGAGACTTAAATTCCTCTGAACCCCAACGTTTTGTTTCACTCATTGGCAACTCAATGAAACGAGCAAAAATAAGATGTATGGTATTCTCATGTGCAAAGTcattaaagtttaaaaaaaaccttagAAAAGTGAGATTATCTGACTATTACCCAGCACAGTCAAGTTAAGTACAATCTTAAAAACTCAAAACAGTGTCAGAACATTCTGAAATGTTCACCAATAGACTAAGAGCCAGACGTACATGTTGTGAATAAGAAGGCAGAAAACTGTGCGTCTCTGGTTCATAAAAAGGTTAGCTTCTTTTACTAACAGTGCAGGAGTTTGTATGGGTGGGTAGGTGggggagcaaaaaaaaaaaagccaacacacacaaaaaaaggaagtttgCTTATTTAGGTTCAGTATAATTTTTGATCCGTACAAAAAACTggaattgatttaaaaaaaaaaggttttgattGCCAAACTTCGGAAATTAGTTCAGTTTTGAATGAACTTCCTATAATGGAAGTTCATTTCTTCCTATAATGGAACAAGGAAACTTTGGGAAAGAgcatttcccttcctcccacccctccctcccccccagtTACTCACTTGCACACAGAATATGCAGAAAATGCTTTTAGAGCCAAGTCTCTCCTTGACTATCCACCGGAAGAGAATGTAGGTTTTGATTTTGAGTGCCTTACTTTGACCTTGACCATACCTTGCAGTAAAAACGAGGCCAAGCACCTTTGGCTGGCTGGGCAAACTGAAGAAGTTCACGTATGACCACTGGATAGCAAGTACGTGAAAGATGAAATCCAGATATAGGGATCTTATGAGTAGCATCACCTAACAAAAGgtaaagtgggaaaaaaaacttttacttatgagaaattctgtttcttaaaacaATGTCATTCCGCCCTCCTTTGTAGTTTTTGATTTATGTATACATGTACTTAAACATACACATGCCTCTTCTTCCCTACAGGCAGCATGTGTAATTGTAGTTATCAAAACCTTATTTCTTGCAAAAGTCTAGCAGTCTGCGCTGTGAGCAGACACATGCACATTTATCCCTTTTGAGTGGCCATTACTTATATATTTGACATAGGATAACATGGGCCAAGTTTGTTGTCCACAAACACAAGGGGAGGAAGTGTACTAATAGAAACAGATAAAAATCTGTAACAGCAGTGAAGAGCTCTGCCATCTGAGGCTACAAGAAACAAGCAAGGTGACTGCAACAAGCTATTCCGTCACCTCTTTCTCTTCACAACCTGAGAGGAAGTCCTCAGAAGGAGAAACTTCCTGGGAAGAGTTACAAAACAATTGGATACAGACCAGATAAGCTGAGTCCAAAACTGTAAACCATTGCATACCACTCTTCTCCACTGATACTCACTAGCAGCCTGGCAGTGGTACCGATAACCACGTGGCGGtacttctgcagaaaaacatgagggatggaaggaaaagaacaacCATCATCCATCATCACAGTGACAGATCCTTAACTGTGAACTAGGCAGTACATTTTGATTTAGAGAAAGAAGCAGCTACACTTTCCCCCACGGCCTTGTACAAGCATCACAACTATTCctgaaaaaataactttcagtCGCATTCATTTGAAGAAGAGTACATTGCACTGCATTCATGTGTTAAGTCAGAACAAACACTGTTCTGTTCCACTTGTAGTCAAAGAAATAAGCCTATCTTAATACCAGAAATTTAATCTGTGCAGCGGTAACCGGCACTAGAGAGCTTCCCTCTCAACCCAGAGGGAAGATGAACTACTTCCGGGCTACCCTTCCTTGGAAATCACCTGAATCTATGAAGTGATGGAAGTCAGCCATTATGCCTTCCTGCAGGGAGTACTTGACACACCCGATTTCACAAGGGAGGAAGCGCTGGTCACAGTGGGACGGCAGCTTGCCGTGACTGTAAACATTCAGGAAATAGAAGGTGTCTGCAAGCACggctgagaggaaaaaaatagatatctAAGCAGATTATACTATACATTATGTAAGCATATAAAGTGTGAAGAGGCCTAGAATCCAACACCAAACACTATTCCTTTTTACAATGGGTCTCTGTTTACCCCTTAGGAAAAAACAATCAGTAACTGCAAAGTACTTCTACAAGCTCCATTCAGTAACTTGGATAAATTAAATGAACTGGAAACCTTTGTgtaaaaggagaagggaagaattcTACTAACTGAAAGGATCACCTGTGCTCACTGAATGAGCTCccaaagaagagaagaacatccaaaaaaagcattacaaaataaaacatcttttattaattttctaagaccaaacaatgaaaaatacattaaataatgCCTAATAGTCACAAATCCTACATAACATAAATATAACAGATCCTACATAAGTTCTTTCTTAAGTTTAAGGCAATACCTACCCTTAAACTCTGCCCCTCATCAAAACAATCAAACAGAAACCTTTACTTGTTCTACTAAAGTGATGTAGTGGTCCAGATTCTATGGTGTTCAGCCCCACCCGTCCCAAGCTGAGTTCTGGCACTACTTTACAGGCATCTTAATCTCTACAAGCTGCAGTGGGAAAGGAGAGATACCTCCTGAGTGGCAATCttttcacattaaaacaaaacaaaaaaacctcacctGATAAACGTATAGGTAACCATGCAGGACTTTTACTATGAAATAATAAGGATCAGAATCAGAAAACATATCTCAGACTCAGCTGAAGGATTGATTACGCCAGCTCAAGTCACCATGATCCAAATTACATCATAGTGACAGCTGAGCAGATTCTGGCAGTGAGAAAGCTAATAGACATTACACCTTTTAAACAGAGCTACTCTTTTCTGACTTTCTATAACCATGACATGTTCAAGAGATTATTTAGGTAAAAGGCCTGAGCAGAGACCCAACAAAACAGCACAGGTAAAGTTTCTATTAACTGGCTACTTCCAAGTGCTACCATCTATCATTTTCCAGAATAAAATACTACAGATGTGTTTGTTACTTAATTCTAATCAAAACATCCATTTGAAGACAATGTACAGACAGGAAAGCTTGGTTTTCAAGAGTTCTCTCAAGAAGGAAACTAGCCAGGACATTACACAAGTACTGACCAAGTACGCATCCACTCTTACTTTATTGCAGAGGTCAGGAAACCATTTAATGCAACACCTATATGACATAAAGTTTGAGCTCCTCGTCCTTGGATCTTGATATCAACATTCTATTATCCTGAACTTGGATTAGGCCTTGTAAATCACACGTCAGAGCTGAAAGCCTTGAGAGAACTGTAAATAAAAGTATTAGTAGCTATACTCCCATtaagctaaaagaaaaacagaggacaTAGTTATTTCAGGGGATGCAGAGGAGCATTTGCACTGACTTCCCTCTACACAAGGAAAGATCTTTGCAGGCCTAAGTCATCACTAAGAACAAGCACACACTTGACACAGATAACTGttgacaaaatgaaaacaatcttTGCATAGGTACCAACCAGAATATCTTTACAAGCCAAGCTTTCATCTAGCAGTATCAGCTACTCTAAGATTACCATACCCTGATCACTCATCCACGATATAGCAGAGGCATCAAGAAGAGATGTCACTCTGTACACCTCTGTAGTCACACCAGCCGGTACTGGATTATTAAGCATCtagaaaagatgagaaaactCAAAATCAACGAAGTTACTTAACTTCCAGTAAAGTTCACCACCttctatcacagaaacatgggaTGTCTACTGCTCATTATAGCTAGGTGGAACAAATCTTTAGTTTATATACAAGTGCCTGCAGACTTGCAGGCTAAGGCAGGATTACTACCAAGAGACTGTCATTTTAGAACCTCAACCTGCACAGCTGGAAAGAACTACAGCtaaatttctgaaatgttatagaattatttaaaaagttcTATTTTGTTACAGTTTAACTACTTGTTGCATGGAGGAAAGTTTTCAGACTGAAATTTTGAGCAATCCCTGTAATCCTGATGAAAAAACTTGAGCCACTCATTTGCCTTTGATTAGGAAAGGTCTTCATGAAAAGCTGATAAAGCCCCAAGTCATCAGATTGTTCTGCTACTCTGCAATCAAGACAGGCTGGCAGGCCTATTAGTAAAGCACCGCACATCCACACATAAGCATTAAGCTTTTTGGGTGGCTGAAAGATTTGGGCAGATGCCCAGAAACCAGAGAGGCTTACACAATGCAATCTAGGCCTAAATTGCGAATAACATCCACATTCAGACACATGAATTCCAGATAATTGTCCTTGCCTGACAAGGGCCGATAGTTATCAGTTTACACTACTTAAAAGGAGGAATTAGTCCCATTGAAGCAAACACCACTTCCCAAGAGGCGCTCCTTTCTAAGCCCTTACCTCCTTCGCCGCCTTCTGAAGggatttcttttcattccacTTTTGAGCTTTCTCTGCATAGAACATCCTCTCCTCCACCGTCAGCAGCTTGAAGCAAAGCGAATTATCAAcgagttttttttttaccgcTTCCTTCAGTAATCCCACAAATCAACAGAACATTTCGACACTTCCAAAAGGAGGCTGTCAATATTTCGCAAACACTGATAACTATTATCCTCCAACCCAGCGGAAGGTTTTCGGTAGTTTCCTCCCTCACGAAGCCATCGGGCTTTGACGCAGGACAGCCCACAAGCACATGCTCCCGCAGCGCCTTTTGAGGGCCCACAGGTGCTTTCATCCCACAGATTTCTTCTCCTGAGCCCGCTCCCCCAGCCAGGAGTgccccctctcccaccccctGCTCTGAGACTAAACACCATTCACCCCAAGCCCTCTCCCCTGAAGGACGGCCCTTCCCCTCACCGCCCACTCCTGGGTGAGGTGGGGAAAGCCATCGACCACTCGGGCCACGGGCAGGCCGCGCTGCTGCAGCACGGGCAGCCGGTCACGCACGAAGAAGTAGTAGGCGCTGCGGGAGCGCTGGGAGCGCGACATGGCGGCCACCCGCCTCGACTCGCCTCGCCGCGACGGCGCTGCTGTGGGCGGCCCGGGGAGCGGTGGGCCGAGAGGGGCGGAGAGCTGACCGAGCAGCGCGTgctcctgctttccttttaaCGTGTGGGTGGTGCCGTCTCCTGGAGGTCGGCGACGGCCGCACGCAGCCCGTGCCGGCGTGCTACTCAAGGGGCACCTCAGGGTGTCGGCTGTTGCAGAGCGTGGCAGGTGGCTTTTCTTTCCGTTTTTCCTTTGGATTGTTTGTGACTGTGAGCACTGAACGTCAGGTTCAATAGGTCTTCCGGCATCTGCCAAGCcggaaaccaaacaaaaatacagtctCCTATTGCTGGTGACTGCATCTCATGCACACCATGAGGTGTGGTCTTCATGTGGACACAGTGCTGTGTTCCCAAATGACAAACGAGGGCTTTCCAGTGAGGTGTACTTTGAGAAAGAGGTGCGTGCTGCCAAAGGGAGCACAGGACAGCAGCGAGGAGCAGGGCCCTGAGGGCTCTGAAAGGCAGTAATGGCCTCAGCAGCTTCCCTAGGACTCAGTGCATGTTCTGCCCCTGAGCTGGAGCTCCACTTAAGCTTGGGCCTGGGCACCAAACAAAGAGCAGCCTCACACGAGAGGCCTGAGTTTGGTCTTGAGATACATAGCAGAAGAGTGGAGGAGCTGAGATGGCATGCATTTGCTGGGAAAGGCAAACttgcttattaaaaatacttggGGAGCTCGTGTGTAAAGGCCATAGAAGGAATCCCACAGATGGAACccctcccctacaaggacaggttgagagagctggggctgttcagccccgagaagagaaggctccagggaggtctgagagcagcctttcagtatctaaagcaagagctgtaagaaggaagaggacagactGTTTAATAGGGTCTATGATGATAGGACGAAGGGAAATGGattcaaacaaaaagatttagactagatataaggaagaagtttattacagtaagggtggtgaggcactgtaatgggttgcccagagaggtggtggatgtcccgtccctggagacacccaaagTCAGGACAGACGGGGccctgagcacctgatggagctgaagGTGTctctgtttattgcaggggagttggactagatttcttttaagaatcaaaccattctatgatactgtgtTTTACAAAACTGAGGCATCTGTATAGACtcttggtggtgttttttgtttttttttttcctatttaatcTATCTCATTGAGTACCTGATACTTTTTTCACCGAAGGTTTGCACGCTGAGCCACAGTTCAAATAAGATAAAAGCTGGAAACAGTCAAACACACATCATCGTAGTGAGCAGCATGAGTTGCTTGCTCCCTTAAGTTTTCTGTTGATCTCTCTCAAAAAGAAAGTGATTCTCACTGGCcatgatatattaaaaaataaagggaaataaacaggGCAACAGCCACAATTGGCTGTAGAAGAAAATTTAATCAGCTAACAGAAGGGATTGTGAAATATGATTGCCTGCAGTAGAAGACCGTAAGTTTGATCTGAAGCAGGGTAACTGAAATGGCAGTGTCAGCATAAGATCTGATTAAATTCTGGCCAGGTTTTTCTTCTCCTACACGTGTGATGTCTACCACATTCCTCACTGTTCCCTTTGTCTACGGGGACCATTTTGATAGGGAATCGTCTTCAGGATGCGATAGCAGTTCCTGCAGAGCCTGTGTGGTGTAGCAAAACAAGAGTCAGCTCACTGCTTCTCATGCAGCCAACTTAATtgaaggtgctccagccatcTAAACAAAAACGTAGCCCTGACTTGGAAGATTCTTTTCAATTCTCTACCTCAGAGTACACTTGAATTTACTGTAAACCTAGACATGAGGATCAAAAATACTGCTCAAGACTTTCATGTGTTTCCAAATCATTGGACAGCTCTGCCTTCTCCCCTCAGTCTagcttccttcctcttctgtctaGGTAACTGAGTCTGCTTAGCTCCAAAGGAGGTAACCACTGTCTAGGCTTAAACCATTAACTGAGCTAATTGTGTTTGTCACTGCTGGAACTGCTGGCAGATAAGGTCAGATCAGATTGCTTTTGCATCTCACTGGTGGCTGGTTTCTCAGACGGTTAAAAAAGGCTGATGCAGTTTAGTCTTCTGGAGGCTCTTCAGTCTTGCTCAAATCCAAtgaaacagtttattttatGCTGTTTGTGAACCACTTAATAGATTTGCTGTTAAATTTACAGGAAGAGCCAATCACATTGCTAAAAACATATAAAACCTTGATGTGAATTCAATGAGAATAACTTTTTAAAGTCACTATCGCTCTTGTGCAAAATCATTTATATCCCAGGCTAGTTCCTGATATATTAATACCAAATCTCTCAAGAGAGACTGCAAGAAATAACTCGTATCTTTTAAATAGGAATTCTGCAGAGTCTAGTTTTCTGTCCCCAAAGGTGAATATTACTGTTGTATTACTGTGTGAGTTGTTGCTAGGAGTGAATCTGTGCACgtttgcttcagttttcttcacaCCGTGTTCTTTTCTCTCATGCAGTTTTGTGACCCACCCTTTAACAGCccatcctttaaaaaaaatcagataacGTGTGCATCATCTCTGAAAAAGACAAGGTTGCAATAATAGCTCCCCTAGGGCTAGAGGTGTGgttggaaaataaaattcataagCAATGAGGAGAGAAAGGATTTTCCTACGCAAGCttaaggaagaggaaaaaagagagaagagatcaTCTTTGGAGCACAGTGTCATCAGTGTTCTTGGCCTCGGCCCTGGGAAAATCCCCCTGTGATTGAAATGGAAACTCATGTTTTAACTATGCAATTGTCTGCTGTTTATCTTAGCTGGCAAAAGAGACCT of the Gallus gallus isolate bGalGal1 chromosome 1, bGalGal1.mat.broiler.GRCg7b, whole genome shotgun sequence genome contains:
- the MAEL gene encoding protein maelstrom homolog isoform X2, translated to MSRSQRSRSAYYFFVRDRLPVLQQRGLPVARVVDGFPHLTQEWALLTVEERMFYAEKAQKWNEKKSLQKAAKEMLNNPVPAGVTTEVYRVTSLLDASAISWMSDQAVLADTFYFLNVYSHGKLPSHCDQRFLPCEIGCVKYSLQEGIMADFHHFIDSEVPPRGYRYHCQAASDATHKIPISGFHLSRTCYPVVIRELLQFAQPAKGAWPRFYCKSDDRFRISWCLERMASIAGVDSPLELLTVEDLVIKLYQKKYHKEPSKTWVSRELDVVLWDFSSNTRCEWHEENDILCCALASCKKIAYCISKSLAGVYGVSLTAAHLPPKDCVSNGNTNLRRVILDAGRFQESKARGSGSDRRIHSPSGVQELVPSSCDSPCDVKSFPFGTSTIRGRGITRWLESTPALSKSFSN
- the MAEL gene encoding protein maelstrom homolog isoform X1, whose product is MSRSQRSRSAYYFFVRDRLPVLQQRGLPVARVVDGFPHLTQEWALLTVEERMFYAEKAQKWNEKKSLQKAAKEMLNNPVPAGVTTEVYRVTSLLDASAISWMSDQAVLADTFYFLNVYSHGKLPSHCDQRFLPCEIGCVKYSLQEGIMADFHHFIDSEVPPRGYRYHCQAASDATHKIPISGFHLSRTCYPVVIRELLQFAQPAKGAWPRFYCKSDDRFRISWCLERMASIAGVDSPLELLTVEDLVIKLYQKKYHKEPSKTWVSRELDVVLWDFSSNTRCEWHEENDILCCALASCKKIAYCISKSLAGVYGVSLTAAHLPPKDCVSNGNTNLRRVILDAGRFQESKARGSGSDRRIHSPSGVQELVPSSCEFEISPFVQGKRVFKRDPIAAFSEFWAQKLLFVSSVKLIQLCMSWVCNGTWCRFD
- the MAEL gene encoding protein maelstrom homolog isoform X3, coding for MFYAEKAQKWNEKKSLQKAAKEMLNNPVPAGVTTEVYRVTSLLDASAISWMSDQAVLADTFYFLNVYSHGKLPSHCDQRFLPCEIGCVKYSLQEGIMADFHHFIDSEVPPRGYRYHCQAASDATHKIPISGFHLSRTCYPVVIRELLQFAQPAKGAWPRFYCKSDDRFRISWCLERMASIAGVDSPLELLTVEDLVIKLYQKKYHKEPSKTWVSRELDVVLWDFSSNTRCEWHEENDILCCALASCKKIAYCISKSLAGVYGVSLTAAHLPPKDCVSNGNTNLRRVILDAGRFQESKARGSGSDRRIHSPSGVQELVPSSCEFEISPFVQGKRVFKRDPIAAFSEFWAQKLLFVSSVKLIQLCMSWVCNGTWCRFD